One Phragmites australis chromosome 23, lpPhrAust1.1, whole genome shotgun sequence DNA window includes the following coding sequences:
- the LOC133905957 gene encoding uncharacterized protein LOC133905957, whose protein sequence is MAPSSVLFDSSVDDDPVAPAPASAIQGISIRSHVPVVLDMDEGNYGQWRCFFESALGKFGLSGHVRSPTPSEDRNGEWRMVDSCVANWILTTVSKGVFNIICRDRNDAFSLWHGIAGLFQDNELQRAVYLEAELRSLQQGDMSLNDYCTKLKRLTDQLRDIGHPVSEPAQVLNLLRGLNPRYRYVKPVITSKYPPYSFMSARSFLMLEEASVQHDVAAEATQALAATHGDSASGTPTGNKDGSSSSAPRRDNRSNSGGGNSRSNNRFDHRRGRGYGNGGSSRSNNNQSGPWAAGHNPWQGMVQT, encoded by the coding sequence ATGGCGCCCTCCTCCGTCCTCTTTGACTCCTCCGTCGACGACGATCCCGTCGCCCCCGCTCCTGCTTCCGCCATCCAGGGCATCTCCATCCGCAGTCATGTCCCGGTCGTTCTCGACATGGACGAGGGCAACTACGGGCAATGGCGGTGCTTCTTCGAATCTGCGCTCGGCAAGTTTGGCCTCTCCGGCCACGTTCGTTCGCCCACTCCATCGGAGGACCGCAACGGTGAGTGGCGCATGGTGGACTCCTGCGTCGCCAACTGGATCCTCACCACGGTCTCCAAGGGTGTCTTCAACATCATCTGTCGCGATCGCAACGATGCCTTCTCTCTATGGCACGGCATCGCCGGCCTTTTCCAGGACAACGAACTTCAGCGCGCGGTGTACCTCGAAGCTGAGCTGCGCTCACTGCAGCAAGGCGACATGTCGCTGAACGACTACTGCACCAAGTTAAAGCGGCTCACCGATCAACTGCGCGACATCGGCCACCCCGTCTCCGAGCCCGCCCAGGTGCTCAACCTTCTTCGCGGGCTCAATCCCCGTTACCGCTACGTTAAGCCGGTGATCACCTCCAAGTACCCGCCGTACTCCTTCATGAGCGCCCGCTCCTTCCTCATGCTTGAGGAGGCCAGTGTCCAGCACGACGTCGCCGCCGAGGCCACTCAGGCCCTCGCTGCGACCCATGGCGACTCGGCCAGCGGCACGCCCACCGGCAACAAGGACGGTTCCTCCTCCAGCGCGCCTCGCCGCGACAACCGCTCtaacagcggcggcggcaactcCCGCTCCAACAATCGATTCGATCACCGGCGTGGTCGCGGCTACGGCAACGGCGGCAGCTCCCGATCCAACAACAACCAGTCTGGTCCGTGGGCTGCGGGCCACAACCCCTGGCAAGGCATGGTGCAGACCTGA